TCCAGCCCTGTGGTCTTTCGGGGTCtccatgggtgtgtgtgtgtgcatgtgtgctgggGCGGCACCAGGTAGGGGGTGGGGACAGGCCTTTCCCACAGACCTGGTGGGGGAGGTAGGGGCTGTGTAAGAGGAGTAAAGGGCCAGCCAGGCCCCTAACCCACCTGCCCTAATCTATGGCTCCAGGTGATCCTGGGTGGAGGCCGAAAATACATGTTTTCTGAGGGGACCCCAGACCCTGAATACCCAGATGATGTCTCTCAGAACGGAGTCCGGAAGGACAAGCGGAATCTGGTGCAGGAGTGGCAGGCCAAGCACCAGGTGATGGGGGCTCATGGGTGCGGGGGGTACAGCAGGGCCGGGCCTGGGGTGTCGGGCTATGGGCTGAGGCCTGGTTCTGCCCTCCCAGGGAGCCCAGTATGTGTGGAACCGCACAGCGCTCCTTCAGGCAGCCAGTGACTCCAATGTAACACACCTCATGGGTAACGACTCCACCCACAACCACTGTCCTCCCCGGGATGGGTGCCACGGGCCACCCCCATCCTCAGCTTGAGGGTCACCACTGCTCCCCTTTCCCACAGGCCTCTTTGAGCCGGCAGACATGAAGTATAATGTTCAGCAAGACCACACCAAGGACCCGACCCTGGAGGAGATGACGGAGGCGGCCTTGCAAGTGCTGAGCAGGAACCCCCGGGGTTTCTATCTCTTTGTGGAGGGTGAGTGGCAGCCCCTTGCGGAACAGAGTCATGATGAGGGCCATCAGGGTGGGTTTGGTATCTTATATGTGACCTTCTTGCAGGAGGCCGCATTGACCACGGTCACCATGATAGCAAAGCTTATATGGCACTGACCGAGGCGGTCATGTTTGACAACGCCATCGCCAAGGCTAACCAGCTCACTAGCGAACTGGACACGCTGATCCTTGTCACTGCAGACCATTCCCATGTCTTCTCTTTTGGTGGCTACACACTGCGTGGGACCTCCATTTTCGGTAAGCCCAGGTAGAGTGGCAGGTCCTTGTCCCTAAGTTACGAGGCACAAAGTGCTCTGAGccagttccctcatctgtcaaGTGGGGTAGTAACAGCAACTGCCCTGCATCCCTCTGGTGAGGATTAAGTCACTGAACAGACAAGACCTGCCTGGGCTCTGCACACAGGAGCACCCCAAAGGCTGGGGTCAGTGTGATCATGGGGTCCCCTCTTCCCTGAAGGTCTGGCCCCCAGCAAGGCCTCAGACAGCAAGTCCTACACCTCCATCCTCTATGGCAATGGCCCTGGCTACGCGCTCGGCGGGGGCTCGAGGCCTGATGTTAATGACAGCACAAGCGGTAAGTGTAGTGGGTGGGGCGCTGGGAGGTGGGGACCCTGGCCACCTAGGGAACTCTAGGGAGGGGAAGGCTGCCTCCCTTGTCACATTAACTCCCCACCTTCTGGCCAGAGGACCCCTCGTACCGGCAGCAGGCGGCTGTGCCCCTGGCTAGCGAGACCCACGGGGGCGAAGACGTGGCGGTGTTCGCACGCGGCCCTCAGGCGCACCTGGTGCACGGCGTGCAGGAGGAGACCTTCGTGGCGCACGTCATGGCCTTTGCGGGCTGCGTGGAGCCCTACACCGACTGCAATCTGCCGGACCCCGCGGGCGTCTCCGACGCCGCACACCTGGCAGCCAGCCCGCCTTCACTGGCTCTGTTGGCAGGggcgatgctgctgctgctggctccCACCTTGTACTAACCCCCACCAGTTCCAGGTCTCGGGACTTCCCGCTCTCCTGCCCAAAATCTCCCAGCGCAGGCCCTACCAGAGCTACCACCTCGGAGTCCCCACCCCGAAGTCCTATCCTAGCGGCCACTCCAGGAGACCCGACCCGGTTCCCCCACCAGAGCTTCACCTCCCAGCAGTGAAGGATTCACCTTCCAGCATTGAAGGAGCCTCAGCTCACAGCCCTTCATGGCCCAGACTATCTCGGAGACTGAGGCCCTGATTTCCCTGTGACACCCGTAGACCTACTGTCCAACCCCAACTTCAGTGGCTTGGGATTTTGTGTTCTGCCACCTCGAACCCCGGTAAGGGGGCTCGGACCATCCAGACTCCCCCCACTGTCCACAGTCCCACCTGAGGACCAGGCTGGCACTGTCCCCGGGGTCCCAGGCCCGGCTGGAACCCGCACCTTGCCTTTAGGCGACCCTGGGACTCTGGGGTTTGGAGAGGTGTGGCTTTCCGGGAGGCGTGGTTTCAGATGGGCGTGGTTTCTTGGAGGCCTGGCTCTATCCTGGAACCCACCCTGTGGTCACCTGGGGCCCAAGGAGACGTCTCAGGCCAGGAGCTCCGGGGTACCCTGGACAGAGTCCTCAGCGGCCCCTCCTAGGAACCCAACGGTACCATTACAGAGAGGAGACAGCGACACAGAGGAGAGGAGACTTGTCCCAGGTCCCTCGGCTGCTGTGAGGGCGGCTTTGGTGTCCCTTCCAGACTGGGGCATCCCAGTAGCAGCAGGGGGGCTGGGGACACAGGcctcagggagggaggaagaagctcTCAAATAAACTGTTCTAAGTATGATACAGGAGTGATACATGTGTGAAGAGAAGCCCTTAGCTCGTCTGGGCACAGAATGTGTGTCTGGGTGAGGGGGGTGGTGATTCACATCAGGAGGTCAGCGAGGGGCTGATGAAGGGCTGACATTGAGCAAAGGCCAAAGGCAACACAGAAGGACAGTGATGCAGGACTGGGTGTGGTCGGCAGGGGGACTGACCTGGGGGAGCTGGGCGGGTCAAGAGAGTCAAAGCTGAAGGAATGGGAGGATGGGGGAGCAGCTG
This window of the Capricornis sumatraensis isolate serow.1 chromosome 3, serow.2, whole genome shotgun sequence genome carries:
- the LOC138075487 gene encoding intestinal-type alkaline phosphatase, which gives rise to MQGACVLLLLGLRLQLSLGLIPVEEEDPAFWNRQAAQALDVAKKLQPIQTAAKNVILFLGDGMGVSTVTATRILKGQMAGKPGPETPLAMDQFPYLALSKTYNVDRQVPDSAGTATAYLCGVKGNYRTIGVSAAARYNQCNTTYGNEVTSVMNRAKKAGKSVGVVTTTRVQHASPAGAYAHTVNRNWYSDADLPADAQTNGCQDIAKQLVYNMDIDVILGGGRKYMFSEGTPDPEYPDDVSQNGVRKDKRNLVQEWQAKHQGAQYVWNRTALLQAASDSNVTHLMGLFEPADMKYNVQQDHTKDPTLEEMTEAALQVLSRNPRGFYLFVEGGRIDHGHHDSKAYMALTEAVMFDNAIAKANQLTSELDTLILVTADHSHVFSFGGYTLRGTSIFGLAPSKASDSKSYTSILYGNGPGYALGGGSRPDVNDSTSEDPSYRQQAAVPLASETHGGEDVAVFARGPQAHLVHGVQEETFVAHVMAFAGCVEPYTDCNLPDPAGVSDAAHLAASPPSLALLAGAMLLLLAPTLY